From Yersinia hibernica, a single genomic window includes:
- the pntB gene encoding Re/Si-specific NAD(P)(+) transhydrogenase subunit beta, with protein sequence MSSGLVTAAYIVAAILFIFSLAGLSRHETSKQGNTFGVTGMAIALIATILGPDSGNVAWIIIAMVIGGAIGIYLAKKVEMTEMPELVAILHSFVGLAAVLVGFNSYLDHGSAVMDAVMVNIHLTEVFLGIFIGAVTFTGSIVAFGKLRGVISSKPLMLPQRHKLNLVALVVSFLLMIMFVRTDSVALQVVALLLMTVIALGFGWHLVASIGGADMPVVVSMLNSYSGWAAAAAGFMLSNDLLIVTGALVGSSGAILSYIMCKAMNRSFISVIAGGFGTDGSSTGDAEEMGEYRETNAEEVAELLKNASSVIITPGYGMAVAQAQYPVAEITAKLQARGVKVRFGIHPVAGRLPGHMNVLLAEAKVPYDVVLEMDEINDDFPSTDVVLVIGANDTVNPAALEDPRSPIAGMPVLEVWKAQSVIAFKRSMNTGYAGVQNPLFFKDNTQMLFGDAKDSVEAILRAL encoded by the coding sequence ATGTCTAGTGGTCTCGTTACAGCTGCGTACATAGTTGCTGCGATTTTATTTATTTTCAGTTTGGCTGGGCTGTCGCGCCACGAAACATCCAAACAAGGTAACACTTTCGGTGTAACCGGTATGGCCATCGCGCTGATCGCCACCATTCTGGGGCCAGATTCAGGTAACGTTGCCTGGATTATCATTGCCATGGTGATTGGTGGGGCAATTGGTATTTACCTGGCGAAGAAAGTCGAAATGACTGAAATGCCGGAACTGGTGGCTATTTTGCACAGCTTCGTGGGCCTGGCGGCAGTTCTGGTTGGCTTTAACAGCTATCTGGATCATGGCTCGGCAGTCATGGATGCGGTGATGGTGAATATCCATCTGACCGAAGTGTTCTTGGGCATCTTTATCGGTGCGGTAACATTTACTGGCTCTATCGTTGCGTTCGGTAAATTACGCGGGGTTATTTCATCCAAACCGCTGATGTTGCCACAACGTCATAAATTGAATTTAGTCGCGCTGGTTGTTTCATTCCTGCTGATGATTATGTTTGTCAGAACAGATAGCGTGGCCCTACAAGTGGTTGCTCTGTTATTGATGACCGTGATTGCTTTGGGCTTCGGCTGGCATTTGGTCGCCTCCATTGGCGGTGCTGATATGCCAGTGGTGGTGTCAATGTTGAACTCCTACTCCGGTTGGGCAGCGGCGGCGGCGGGCTTTATGCTGAGCAACGACCTGCTGATTGTGACCGGGGCGTTAGTCGGTTCTTCGGGTGCTATCCTGTCATACATCATGTGTAAGGCGATGAACCGCTCGTTTATCAGTGTCATTGCCGGCGGTTTTGGTACTGATGGTTCCTCAACCGGTGATGCTGAAGAGATGGGCGAATACCGCGAGACGAATGCAGAAGAAGTGGCGGAGCTGCTGAAAAATGCCAGCTCAGTCATCATCACCCCAGGTTATGGTATGGCGGTGGCGCAGGCGCAGTATCCGGTGGCTGAAATTACCGCAAAATTGCAGGCGCGTGGGGTCAAAGTGCGCTTTGGTATTCACCCAGTAGCAGGGCGCTTACCTGGCCATATGAACGTGCTATTGGCGGAGGCCAAAGTACCTTACGATGTGGTGCTGGAAATGGACGAAATTAATGATGATTTCCCAAGCACTGATGTGGTGCTGGTTATTGGTGCTAACGACACCGTAAACCCCGCCGCCCTTGAAGACCCGCGCAGCCCGATTGCCGGTATGCCCGTACTGGAAGTCTGGAAAGCGCAAAGTGTTATTGCCTTTAAACGCTCAATGAACACCGGCTATGCTGGCGTGCAAAACCCATTGTTCTTCAAAGACAATACTCAGATGTTATTTGGCGATGCTAAAGACAGCGTGGAAGCAATTTTACGCGCGTTATAA
- the uspE gene encoding universal stress protein UspE — translation MAKYQNILVAIDPNQDDQPALRRAVYLVRRNGGTIKAFLAIYDLSYDMTTLLSPDERTAMRKGVISQRSAWISEQCRFYLDEGIPIEIKVVWHNRPYEAMIQEVLKFKHDLLLKMAHQHDRLESIIFTPTDWHLLRKCPCPVWMVKDQPWPENGTALVAVNLSSEDPLHDPLNLRLVKETQELAEHVNQTQVHLISAYPVTPINIAIELPDFDPSVYNDAIRGQHLVAMKALRQQFCIDEKFTHVEKGLPEEVIPDLAEHLHAGVVVLGTLGRTGLSAAFIGNTTEHVIDHLKCDLLAIKPEGFTCPIESNEDRNDSA, via the coding sequence ATGGCAAAGTATCAGAATATTCTGGTTGCTATTGACCCCAATCAGGACGATCAACCTGCATTAAGACGTGCGGTTTATCTTGTGCGCCGCAATGGTGGCACAATTAAAGCATTTTTGGCTATTTATGATTTGTCCTATGACATGACGACCCTGCTGTCACCCGATGAGCGTACAGCGATGCGTAAAGGGGTTATCAGCCAGCGCTCAGCCTGGATAAGCGAGCAGTGCCGCTTTTATCTTGATGAGGGGATCCCGATTGAAATCAAAGTGGTATGGCATAACCGCCCCTATGAAGCCATGATTCAGGAAGTGCTGAAATTTAAGCATGATTTGTTGCTAAAAATGGCGCACCAACATGACCGCTTGGAATCGATTATTTTCACCCCGACTGACTGGCATCTATTACGTAAGTGCCCCTGCCCGGTCTGGATGGTCAAAGACCAGCCTTGGCCGGAAAATGGCACCGCACTGGTGGCCGTCAACCTTTCAAGTGAAGACCCACTGCATGACCCCCTTAATCTGCGTTTAGTGAAAGAAACCCAAGAACTCGCAGAGCATGTCAATCAAACTCAGGTGCATCTGATAAGTGCCTATCCGGTAACGCCGATTAATATTGCTATCGAATTGCCTGATTTTGATCCAAGCGTTTATAACGATGCTATTCGTGGTCAGCATTTAGTGGCCATGAAAGCATTACGTCAGCAGTTTTGCATTGATGAAAAATTCACTCATGTCGAAAAAGGGTTACCCGAGGAAGTTATTCCTGACTTGGCAGAACATCTACATGCTGGGGTGGTGGTGCTGGGTACCTTGGGGCGCACTGGGCTGTCGGCGGCTTTTATCGGCAACACCACAGAGCATGTGATTGACCATCTTAAATGCGATTTGTTAGCGATTAAGCCGGAAGGATTTACCTGCCCGATTGAAAGCAATGAAGATAGAAACGACAGCGCGTAG
- the rstA gene encoding two-component system response regulator RstA: MTKIVFVEDDPEVGKLIAAYLGKHDIDVLVEPRGDTAQAVIEQQQPDLVLLDIMLPGKDGMTLCRDLRPSYEGPIVLLTSLDSDMNHILSLEMGANDYILKTTPPAVLLARLRLHLRQHNQQQTKETISPPLTGHNAIHFGLLCIDPVNRQVNLSDEEITLSTSDFDLLWELATHAGIIMAREALLKNLRGVSYDGMDRSIDVAISRLRRKLYDNALEPFRIKTVRNKGYLFAPNAWESVQQ; this comes from the coding sequence ATGACCAAAATAGTTTTTGTCGAAGACGACCCTGAGGTCGGAAAACTGATTGCTGCCTATCTTGGTAAGCATGATATTGATGTATTGGTCGAGCCGCGAGGGGATACCGCGCAAGCCGTTATTGAACAGCAACAGCCAGATTTAGTGCTGCTTGATATCATGCTACCCGGCAAAGACGGGATGACGCTGTGCCGCGATCTGCGGCCAAGTTATGAAGGCCCTATCGTGCTGCTGACCTCACTGGACAGTGATATGAATCATATCCTCTCCCTTGAAATGGGCGCGAATGATTATATTCTGAAAACCACCCCCCCAGCGGTGTTATTGGCCCGGTTGCGCTTACATTTACGCCAGCATAATCAGCAACAAACCAAAGAAACCATTAGCCCGCCGCTGACCGGGCATAATGCCATTCACTTTGGTTTACTCTGTATCGACCCCGTCAATCGTCAAGTTAATCTCAGTGATGAAGAAATTACCTTATCGACATCCGATTTTGATTTGCTGTGGGAGTTGGCCACCCATGCGGGAATCATCATGGCCCGGGAAGCATTATTGAAGAATTTACGTGGCGTCAGTTATGACGGCATGGACCGCAGTATTGATGTGGCGATATCGCGCTTGCGCCGTAAACTCTACGACAATGCTCTGGAGCCGTTTAGAATCAAAACAGTGCGAAATAAAGGTTATCTGTTTGCTCCCAATGCTTGGGAGTCGGTGCAGCAATGA
- the asr gene encoding acid resistance repetitive basic protein Asr, whose protein sequence is MKTVLAMIVAATLGMSSIAFAADAVAPAAAPMATAPVAHSAPAKTMHHKKATKSMKKADKVAPVQKAQAAKKQHKKATHSKSTPAVTPVAK, encoded by the coding sequence ATGAAAACAGTATTAGCTATGATTGTTGCTGCAACCTTGGGTATGTCTTCTATCGCATTTGCCGCAGATGCGGTTGCCCCAGCAGCAGCTCCAATGGCTACAGCCCCAGTGGCGCATAGTGCGCCGGCCAAAACCATGCATCACAAGAAAGCGACAAAATCGATGAAGAAAGCGGATAAGGTTGCGCCAGTGCAAAAAGCACAAGCGGCTAAAAAGCAGCATAAGAAAGCAACACATAGCAAATCTACTCCAGCAGTCACACCGGTCGCAAAATAA
- the rstB gene encoding two-component system sensor histidine kinase RstB, with translation MRKLFIQFFLLLFVCFMVMAMLVGLVYKVTAERAGRQSLDDLMKSSLSLMRSELREIPLKDWNKTIATLDLNLSFQLHIEPLDKRDLGERLNKRLRAGEIIALDDEYTFLQRIPRSHYVLAVGPVPYLFYLHQMRILDLMLLILIGLSLALPVFLWMRPHWKDLLKLENAAQRLGAGYLDERTHFDPTSSLSRLGVAFNQMADNINTLIVSKKLLIDGIAHELRTPLVRLRYRLAMSDNLTESEQLALNHDIGQLEALIDELLTYARLDRPQVSLNLEPIDLPAWLTTKVKDIRLIHREREIELDIPHRGDFGAVDLRLMERVLDNLVNNALRYSTERLRVGLWFDGDNACLQVEDDGPGIPLEERARVFEPFVRLDPSRDRATGGCGLGLAIVHSIAQAYQGTISVDASSLGGASFRFCWPVKNPYSPSIAPESQQQ, from the coding sequence ATGAGGAAACTATTCATACAGTTTTTCTTATTGTTATTCGTCTGCTTTATGGTGATGGCGATGTTGGTTGGGCTGGTCTATAAAGTCACCGCTGAACGCGCGGGTCGCCAGTCATTAGATGACCTGATGAAAAGCTCACTGTCATTGATGCGCAGTGAGTTACGGGAAATTCCACTCAAAGACTGGAATAAAACCATTGCCACGTTGGATTTAAATCTTTCCTTTCAATTACATATTGAACCTCTCGACAAGCGGGATCTGGGGGAGAGATTAAATAAACGCCTACGTGCGGGTGAAATTATTGCTTTGGATGATGAATATACCTTCCTGCAACGCATTCCCCGCAGTCACTATGTGCTGGCGGTTGGCCCGGTCCCCTATTTGTTTTATCTGCACCAAATGCGGATACTCGATTTAATGCTACTCATCCTGATCGGCCTGTCTTTAGCCCTGCCGGTATTTCTGTGGATGCGCCCTCACTGGAAAGATTTACTGAAACTGGAGAATGCCGCCCAGCGGCTAGGGGCGGGTTATTTAGACGAGCGGACACATTTTGACCCGACCTCCAGTTTAAGCCGTTTAGGTGTCGCATTTAACCAGATGGCCGACAACATCAACACCTTGATTGTGAGTAAGAAACTGCTTATCGATGGGATTGCTCACGAGCTACGCACCCCACTGGTGCGCTTGCGTTATCGGTTAGCCATGAGTGATAACCTGACTGAAAGTGAACAATTGGCGCTGAATCATGATATTGGTCAGTTGGAAGCATTAATTGACGAATTGCTCACTTATGCGCGACTGGATCGCCCACAAGTTTCGCTCAATCTAGAACCTATCGACTTACCGGCCTGGCTTACCACCAAGGTCAAGGATATTCGCCTGATTCATCGCGAGCGAGAAATCGAGCTTGATATCCCCCACCGCGGCGACTTTGGCGCGGTCGATTTACGCCTGATGGAGCGAGTATTGGATAATTTGGTGAATAATGCGCTGCGTTACTCGACTGAACGACTGCGGGTTGGGCTGTGGTTTGATGGCGACAACGCCTGCTTGCAAGTGGAAGATGACGGGCCAGGTATCCCACTGGAAGAACGCGCGCGGGTTTTTGAACCCTTTGTTCGCCTAGACCCGAGCCGCGACCGTGCCACCGGCGGATGTGGATTGGGCCTAGCGATTGTTCACTCCATCGCACAAGCTTATCAGGGGACGATTTCGGTGGATGCCAGTTCCTTAGGCGGGGCTAGTTTCCGATTTTGTTGGCCAGTGAAAAACCCTTACTCACCGTCTATTGCCCCTGAAAGTCAGCAACAATAG
- a CDS encoding carboxypeptidase M32 → MTTAYQHLRTTFTRLARFEHLSAIAGWDMQTMMPPKGNLARSEAMAELNVLQHQIITAKQVGEWLQQAQQETQDDIEQANLREMRRHYNNAVLLPEALVEAKSLAGARCEHAWRQQRIANDWHGFAENLREVVKLSREEAAIRAQAAGVSRYDALLNLYEPGTNSADLDRIFGDLKQWLPALLQKVTSKQASEPCLLPQGPFELEKQRQLGLNVMKILGFDFDGGRVDVSVHPFCGGVPQDVRITTRYNEQEFLSALMGIVHETGHARYEQNLPREWLGQPISHARSTAIHESQSLLFEMQLARSKEFLQVIRPLVIHQFGEQAAFNEHNFTALNQRVKTGLIRVDADEVSYPAHVILRYEIEKALISAEIEVEDIPALWNEKMQQYLGVDTESNYRNGCMQDIHWTDGAFGYFPTYTLGAMYAAQLFQTAREAIPRLDQDIANGDLAGLFNWLKNNIWQHGSRYSTTELITKATGEPLNPRFFREHLERRYL, encoded by the coding sequence ATGACCACGGCTTACCAGCACCTGCGCACCACATTCACCCGCCTGGCCCGTTTTGAGCACTTATCTGCCATCGCTGGCTGGGATATGCAAACCATGATGCCCCCCAAAGGCAACCTTGCCCGCTCAGAGGCCATGGCCGAGTTAAATGTACTGCAACATCAAATCATTACGGCCAAGCAGGTTGGCGAATGGTTGCAACAAGCACAACAAGAAACGCAGGATGATATTGAGCAAGCTAATTTGCGCGAGATGCGCCGGCACTACAATAATGCGGTGTTGCTGCCAGAAGCACTGGTTGAGGCAAAATCACTCGCCGGTGCTCGCTGCGAGCATGCATGGCGACAACAGCGTATTGCTAATGACTGGCATGGTTTTGCAGAAAATCTGCGTGAAGTGGTTAAGTTGAGCCGAGAAGAAGCCGCAATTCGGGCTCAGGCTGCTGGGGTATCACGCTATGACGCATTACTAAACCTGTATGAGCCGGGAACCAACAGTGCAGATTTAGACCGCATATTTGGTGACCTTAAACAATGGTTACCGGCGCTATTGCAAAAAGTCACCAGCAAGCAAGCCAGTGAACCTTGTTTGCTACCCCAAGGGCCATTCGAGCTGGAAAAACAGCGGCAACTCGGCCTCAATGTGATGAAAATACTCGGTTTTGACTTTGATGGCGGGCGAGTTGATGTCAGTGTGCATCCATTCTGTGGTGGCGTGCCGCAGGATGTACGCATCACCACCCGTTATAATGAACAAGAATTTCTCAGTGCATTAATGGGGATTGTCCATGAGACCGGTCACGCGCGTTATGAGCAAAATCTGCCACGTGAATGGTTGGGCCAGCCAATATCACACGCACGTTCCACCGCGATTCATGAATCTCAAAGCCTGCTGTTTGAAATGCAATTGGCGCGCAGCAAAGAATTCCTGCAAGTGATCCGCCCATTGGTCATCCATCAATTTGGTGAACAAGCTGCATTTAATGAGCACAATTTTACGGCATTGAACCAACGCGTCAAAACCGGCCTAATCCGAGTTGATGCTGATGAGGTCAGCTACCCTGCTCATGTGATTTTACGTTACGAAATCGAAAAAGCATTGATTAGCGCAGAAATCGAAGTAGAGGATATTCCGGCACTATGGAATGAGAAAATGCAGCAATATCTTGGTGTTGACACTGAAAGCAACTACCGAAATGGCTGTATGCAGGATATCCATTGGACCGACGGTGCATTTGGCTATTTCCCGACTTATACACTGGGTGCAATGTATGCAGCCCAACTATTCCAAACAGCACGTGAGGCTATCCCAAGATTAGATCAAGACATTGCCAATGGCGATTTAGCCGGTTTATTCAATTGGTTAAAGAACAATATTTGGCAGCACGGTAGCCGTTATTCAACGACAGAACTGATAACAAAAGCGACAGGTGAACCACTTAACCCCCGTTTTTTCCGCGAACACTTAGAGCGACGTTACTTATAA
- the pntA gene encoding Re/Si-specific NAD(P)(+) transhydrogenase subunit alpha → MRIGVPRERLANEARVAATPKTVEQLLKLGFTVAIESGAGHLASFDDAAYQDAGATITDTTDVWQSDIILKVNAPLEDEIALMRAGSTLVSFIWPAQNPELLQKLAEHQVTVLAMDSVPRISRAQSMDALSSMANIAGYRAIVEAAHEFGRFFTGQITAAGKVPPAKVMVIGAGVAGLAAVGAAGSLGAIVRAFDTRPEVKEQVQSMGAEFLELDFEEEAGSGDGYAKVMSEAFIKAEMALFAAQAAEVDIIVTTALIPGKPAPRLITKEMVASMKSGSVIVDLAAQTGGNCELTVADKVTVTENGVKIIGYTDLPSRLPTQSSQLYGTNLVNLLKLLCKEKNGEIDIDFDDTVIRGVTVVKTGEITWPAPPIQVSAQPAAAKAAPIVKEAAKPSSPWPKYIMMALAIVLFGWLANVAPKEFLSHFTVFALACVVGYYVVWNVSHALHTPLMSVTNAISGIIVVGALLQIGHGGWVSFLSFIAVLIASINIFGGFTVTQRMLKMFRKN, encoded by the coding sequence ATGCGTATTGGTGTACCAAGAGAGCGGTTGGCCAATGAAGCCCGTGTTGCAGCAACGCCGAAAACGGTGGAACAGCTGCTGAAATTAGGCTTCACCGTGGCGATTGAAAGCGGAGCTGGTCATTTAGCCAGTTTTGACGATGCGGCGTACCAGGATGCGGGTGCCACCATTACGGATACCACCGATGTGTGGCAGTCCGATATTATCCTCAAAGTGAACGCCCCCCTTGAGGACGAAATTGCCCTGATGCGTGCGGGGAGCACTTTGGTCAGCTTTATTTGGCCAGCTCAGAACCCAGAATTACTGCAAAAGTTAGCCGAGCATCAGGTCACTGTATTGGCGATGGATTCGGTGCCACGGATTTCACGTGCGCAATCGATGGATGCCCTAAGCTCAATGGCTAACATTGCGGGCTATCGCGCGATTGTTGAAGCCGCGCATGAGTTTGGCCGTTTCTTCACCGGGCAAATCACCGCCGCGGGCAAAGTCCCGCCGGCAAAAGTGATGGTTATTGGTGCCGGTGTTGCGGGGTTGGCCGCTGTTGGGGCTGCCGGGAGCTTGGGTGCGATTGTGCGCGCTTTTGACACCCGTCCGGAAGTGAAAGAACAAGTCCAAAGTATGGGCGCTGAATTCCTCGAACTCGATTTTGAAGAAGAGGCCGGCAGTGGCGATGGTTACGCGAAAGTCATGTCTGAAGCGTTTATCAAAGCCGAAATGGCGCTATTTGCCGCACAAGCTGCTGAAGTGGATATCATTGTCACCACGGCATTGATTCCCGGCAAGCCCGCGCCCCGTTTGATAACTAAAGAGATGGTCGCATCAATGAAGTCGGGCAGTGTGATTGTCGATTTGGCAGCACAAACCGGCGGTAACTGTGAATTGACGGTGGCCGATAAAGTCACTGTGACTGAAAATGGCGTGAAAATCATCGGTTATACCGACTTACCTAGCCGTTTACCGACCCAGTCATCTCAGCTTTACGGTACTAACTTGGTTAACTTGCTGAAGTTACTCTGCAAAGAGAAAAATGGCGAGATAGACATTGATTTTGACGATACCGTGATCCGCGGTGTTACCGTGGTTAAAACCGGTGAAATAACTTGGCCAGCGCCACCAATTCAGGTATCAGCGCAGCCAGCGGCTGCCAAAGCAGCGCCCATTGTTAAAGAAGCGGCGAAACCTTCATCGCCGTGGCCTAAATACATCATGATGGCGCTGGCTATTGTGTTGTTCGGTTGGTTGGCGAATGTGGCACCGAAAGAGTTTTTATCCCACTTTACGGTCTTTGCGCTGGCGTGTGTGGTTGGTTATTACGTGGTGTGGAATGTCAGCCATGCGCTGCATACCCCGCTGATGTCAGTGACTAACGCCATTTCCGGCATCATTGTGGTTGGCGCACTCTTACAGATTGGTCATGGCGGCTGGGTGAGTTTCTTATCCTTTATTGCGGTACTGATTGCCAGCATCAATATCTTTGGTGGCTTTACTGTCACCCAGCGCATGCTGAAAATGTTCCGCAAAAATTAG
- a CDS encoding amino acid permease: MERKLGLTALTALVLSSMLGAGVFSLPQNMAEVASPAALLIGWSITGVGIIFLAFAMLLLTRLRPDLDGGIFSYAKEGFGDLIGFFSAWGYWLCAVIANVSYLVIVFAALSFFTDKSGHIMFGEGNTWQALLGASCLLWLVHALVLRGVQTAASINLAATLAKLLPIGGFIVLAGLAFSLDTFRFDFTGIALHTPVWQQVKDTMLITLWVFIGVEGAVVVSARARNKKDVGRATMLAVLSALCVYLLITLLSLGVVPRAELAGMRNPSMAGIMVEMIGPWGEVIIATGLIISVCGAYLSWTIMAAEVPMVAAKHGAFPKIFQYQNKHNAPAKSLWLTNCAVQVALILIWLTGSNYNTLLTIASEMILVPYFLVGAFLFKVALKRQDWRLIMAASGACLYGLWLIYAAGLLYLLLSALLYAPGLLVFIYARQGHEGLRLLNTLERAAIGLVLMATIPATWLVMH, translated from the coding sequence TTGGAAAGAAAACTTGGCCTGACAGCCCTCACCGCGCTGGTGCTCAGCTCAATGCTGGGTGCCGGAGTCTTCAGCCTGCCACAAAATATGGCTGAAGTTGCCAGCCCCGCAGCGTTGCTCATTGGTTGGAGTATTACCGGTGTGGGAATCATTTTTCTGGCATTTGCCATGTTGCTACTGACACGATTGCGCCCTGATCTGGATGGGGGAATATTCAGCTATGCCAAGGAGGGTTTTGGTGATCTTATTGGCTTTTTCTCGGCCTGGGGTTACTGGCTGTGCGCCGTTATTGCCAATGTATCTTACTTGGTGATTGTTTTTGCGGCGTTAAGCTTTTTTACTGATAAGTCAGGCCATATTATGTTCGGTGAGGGCAACACTTGGCAGGCACTGCTGGGCGCGTCTTGCCTGTTATGGCTCGTTCATGCCCTGGTTTTGCGGGGGGTTCAAACTGCCGCCAGTATCAATTTGGCCGCAACATTAGCAAAACTATTGCCCATCGGCGGTTTTATTGTCTTGGCCGGCCTGGCTTTTAGCCTCGATACCTTCCGTTTTGATTTCACTGGCATCGCCCTGCACACCCCAGTTTGGCAGCAAGTGAAAGACACCATGTTAATCACCTTGTGGGTCTTTATTGGTGTCGAGGGTGCGGTGGTGGTTTCCGCCAGAGCGCGCAATAAAAAAGATGTTGGCCGGGCAACCATGCTGGCGGTGCTTTCAGCGCTGTGTGTTTACCTGCTCATCACGTTATTGTCCCTTGGCGTGGTGCCGCGTGCGGAGTTGGCGGGCATGCGTAACCCCTCCATGGCAGGTATTATGGTTGAAATGATAGGCCCTTGGGGAGAGGTCATTATTGCCACTGGGCTGATTATTTCAGTGTGCGGCGCTTATCTGAGCTGGACAATTATGGCCGCGGAAGTCCCTATGGTGGCGGCCAAACATGGTGCATTCCCTAAAATATTCCAGTATCAGAATAAACATAATGCCCCGGCCAAGTCACTGTGGCTAACTAACTGTGCCGTACAGGTGGCGCTGATTCTTATCTGGCTGACGGGCAGTAATTACAACACTTTGCTGACCATTGCCTCAGAGATGATTCTGGTGCCCTATTTCCTCGTGGGGGCATTCTTATTTAAAGTGGCGCTGAAACGCCAAGACTGGCGGTTGATTATGGCGGCCAGTGGTGCATGTTTGTATGGTTTGTGGTTGATTTATGCGGCGGGCTTATTGTATTTGCTGCTATCGGCACTGTTATATGCCCCCGGTTTACTGGTCTTTATTTATGCGCGCCAAGGGCATGAGGGCCTCAGATTGCTCAATACGCTGGAGCGTGCGGCGATTGGTCTGGTCTTGATGGCCACTATTCCGGCAACTTGGCTGGTTATGCACTAA
- the ydgH gene encoding DUF1471 family protein YdgH, producing the protein MKLKYTIIASALLSLSALSAAHAAKELTPEQAAAIKPFDRITVTGRFNAINEAADAISRRADKLGADAFYIQDLNSNNNGGNWRVTADIYHNDAPEVSKETQYRIFNGIKELPKTEAYALQPYDTVSVSGFFRSQPDINDAVSKAAKEKGAYSFFIVRQVDANQGGNQFVTAYVYKEDAAKRIVQSPDVIPADSDAGRAALAAGGAAAANVEIPGVASSATPSADVGRFFETQSSTGKRYTVTLNDGTQIQELNNITAAQMVPFDSVTFGGHYNSMTDVSHEVAKRAAAKGAKYYHITRQWQNQSGGNLSVSADLFK; encoded by the coding sequence ATGAAGCTGAAATACACGATCATCGCGTCGGCATTGCTGTCACTCTCGGCACTTTCTGCTGCACATGCGGCGAAAGAGTTAACACCAGAGCAAGCAGCAGCCATTAAGCCATTTGATCGTATTACTGTGACCGGCAGATTTAACGCAATTAATGAAGCTGCTGATGCAATATCCCGTCGTGCTGATAAATTAGGGGCTGATGCGTTCTATATTCAGGATCTCAACAGCAATAATAATGGTGGCAACTGGCGTGTAACGGCCGATATTTATCACAATGATGCGCCAGAAGTCAGTAAAGAGACTCAGTATCGTATCTTTAATGGCATCAAAGAATTACCAAAAACAGAAGCTTACGCCTTGCAACCCTATGACACCGTTTCAGTCAGTGGTTTCTTCCGTAGCCAACCTGATATCAACGACGCCGTTTCCAAAGCAGCCAAAGAGAAAGGCGCGTACTCCTTCTTTATCGTGCGCCAAGTGGATGCCAACCAAGGCGGGAACCAATTTGTGACGGCTTATGTTTATAAAGAAGATGCCGCCAAACGTATCGTACAAAGCCCTGATGTCATTCCTGCGGATTCAGATGCTGGCCGTGCCGCACTGGCGGCGGGCGGTGCTGCGGCGGCAAATGTAGAAATTCCGGGTGTTGCTTCTTCCGCTACGCCAAGTGCCGATGTTGGCCGTTTCTTTGAAACGCAGTCATCAACTGGCAAACGTTACACCGTCACTCTGAATGATGGCACGCAGATTCAGGAATTGAACAACATCACGGCGGCTCAGATGGTGCCATTTGATTCAGTGACCTTTGGCGGCCATTACAACAGCATGACTGATGTCTCGCATGAAGTGGCGAAACGCGCTGCCGCCAAAGGCGCGAAGTATTACCATATCACTCGCCAATGGCAGAACCAAAGTGGTGGTAACCTGAGTGTCAGTGCTGATTTGTTCAAATAA